GATTTTAGTACTGGCCATTTTCCACATTTGATATTGATTTTTTCATGTCAAAAGGAGGTAGTATATTATTGCATGAGTCACAACCTCTTGCTCCTAGAATAGCGAAAAATTGGTAGTGCTACCAAAATAGGGCCAGAATTGAACCATCCTTGAAGGGTCTGTGTTTTATGATGCTAACATCTGGAACAAACATCATCACAATGTCTAAATTCACAGCAGCTAATGTCTCTGTCTTGGTTTAGGAATTCTATTGTCATATGAAATATAATGTTATCAGTACAAGGTGTATAATAATAGTAAACTTGGAAGAGAAATAGTAATGTTTCTTGTACTTAAAATATGGTAAGCTATTGAAATATGTGGAGTGAGGTAACTCATATGTTGGTGAGCAGACAAGCTGGGACATGTACTTCTCCTTGTACCAACTAAATCAACAAATCAATTGGCATTCTAGTAATTTATAAGTTAGGACCTCTCCCAGTCCTTCCTTTTAACCTGTGTCCACCTCTTTTAGGCTCAAACCAACACCACAAATTTTCAATTGTTAGCAATTTTCTTATCATATTAATTATCTTTAATAAGAAGCaccaactgacctaccatgtgaTGTGGTTCTGTAATACTAACACATCAACAGCTAAGCTTAAGCATGAAATCATAACAAGAAAAATAATAACAACACATTAAGCATTAAATCAGTTAATTTAGTCAATGTAATGAAGTTTTGAGAGGATAAAAATTGTAATATATCAAACTCCAAAAGTGAAGAGAAACAGaatttttaagaattttataTTGATACAACTATTCCAATAAACATCCTCTGTACATTTCTCAATCTGGGAGCTATTTTTCACTCCACAAGGATAAAAgaatgaaaagtaaaaaaaaaaaaatctacaatgcTTTGACAAGTTCTTTCTACAAAATTGTTGCAGGACTCTGCATAATTTTAATCAGTTCCATGAGATGTTCAGATTGGAGATGAGCTCAATAAATGCATCTTCTGTGCAGGGAATTGTTAGGCCTCCCATTGGATGATCATATCCGTATTCCTCTTCAGCTTGAGTAAGCAAGTCTTGAAATAGGGGTTGGCTCAACAATGTCACAGGAACAACAAACCGCTTCTTTTCGTTCTCTCCAATATAAACAGCCAAATGGCCTTTAGGAACATCTACTGCCATTGAAGCTGCTTTGTTTGAATTCGACAAAGACCTTCGAAGAAATTTCTTAGCTGGAACTACTCTTGGCACACGAAAACCCATCGTTATTTGTGTATGTAGAGAAGTAACGAGAAAATTTGAGAGTGTAAAGGAAGAGAAGTTCTCAAAGATTGTGGAAAACTAGGAAAACTTTGCTTGTGGTTAGTTGCCTTGATGGTTAATCTCCAATCCTATATGCTTATTTATATTCACATTGATAAGAAGAATATCTTCTGTGATATGAATGAATGGTTGAGCTAAGCTTACGAGTGGAGTGGGTCTTCTATGATATATGGACCAAGAGCGATCACGTGGGATTGTCTTCCAAACTCTTCCTTATCATTCTGATTAATTGAAGAGTCAACTTAACAGCCCATTACAAGGACTTGATGTTGCTTTGGACCTAAGCATGTTTTTTGCTAATTAACAGCTTTGCAAGACTGTTCAACATCAAATTAAAGGACAGAGACATTTGAATGGTGTCTACTCAGTAGTATGAGCTCATTAGAGATCACATGGTATGTCTTAGAACATAATTCAAGAAGTTACAGTGGGTTTGTATAGCTGCAAATCTGTTTTTAACGTACTAGCTTAGATTAATTTCACCACTAGTCACTAAATCACTGAGTTCAGTTTCTTCAAAATGCTACATACATTCTAGTTATCACTAGCACCTAACATTGATAAAGTTAAGGTAATCAAACAGCGGGATTGTTAAACCTTGAGAATTTCCAATCTCATGATAAAAGAAAGAGCTATGAGTATTGTAGCTTAGATTAGAATGAAAACAAACACCTTACTCATTTTATTGCTTTACATTTGGGTTTTGCTTTGGTATATGGGATGCAAATGTAGAGACAATAGACAAAAGTATTCATGTAAGATGAAATTATAGATTTCTTTGCTGATCCAAGATGAAAGTTGCTTGGATTTGGTAATCTAATCATTACATTAACTTCAAACTGATTTATATAAACATAGGTTATTCATGAGTACATTGACCAATTCGGGGACGATTTCTTTGAAGTTTGAGTCATTGATTTCATGATTTTCCCCCTGAATACCGATTTATAATTCTAAACAAGACACTGAAATAGGCTTTTTGTTTTAATCCTTTCCATTTGCAAGCTGAGGTTCTATTCATGTAATTGTTGAACCAAAAATAGACTATGGATAAAGATTCCATATCAGAATATACGAGGAAGAAAAGAAATTTTACACTTAAATCATTGAAGAAAAAGTGAAGTTGTATCCATTTATATCATTCTTGGAGACTTTACTTTTGGTCCCAAGGAAAAATAATGGACATGGTATTGGCATTATATGCCTTTACAAAATTGTAGTAATCAGTATTGTTAGCGATTGTCTACTAATTCTATCTACTCATCATTAGATGTTTAAGCAAGAAACAAGTTCAATGAAGGCATCTTCATTGCAGGGAATCGTAAGAGCTCCCATTGGATGATCAAATCCAAACTCTTCTTCAGCTTGACATAGCAAGTCTTGGAATGATGGCTGGTTCAAGAATGATAGAGGGATCACAAATCTCTTCATTCTCTTCTCCCCAACATAAACTGCCAAGTACCCTTTTGGAACATCTTTTGTACTTGAAAAAGACTTCTGAATGAGTTGCTTGGCATGAACTAAGCTACCAAAGCGAAAACCCATTTTTTCAAATTTTCTGTAAAGGGAAGAAAAAAAAGTGACAAACAAAGAGATCTCAGAGGAGTGCTGACGAAAGATTTGATGATTTAGAATGTGAAGGCTTGTTGTGTTAAGGAACCTATTTTCATGAGTATATATAATCAACAATCTTGCAGGACAGATGAGACTCAAGAGGCAACGGGGTCTGGTGAGAAGCATTAGCCATTGGGCAATCACATGGTATTGTCTTCCTACTCATCATACTTTCATATTTCTCTAAAGTTTTCTTGCTTTTCATTCCCAGCCCCACCAAACCAACTCAGATCACAAAATCTGTATAAAGATGTCTAAGAAATGTCCCAGTTCCAAGGGTCACAAACATATTTAGATTGAAATCAAAGAAGCCTTTAGTTTAAAATCTCTATCTGTTCATCTACTAGACACTGCCCCATTGTGGGACATATCAGTATCAGTTGTACAACTTGTACTGTCATTGCATACT
The Humulus lupulus chromosome 6, drHumLupu1.1, whole genome shotgun sequence DNA segment above includes these coding regions:
- the LOC133781919 gene encoding indole-3-acetic acid-induced protein ARG7-like: MGFRVPRVVPAKKFLRRSLSNSNKAASMAVDVPKGHLAVYIGENEKKRFVVPVTLLSQPLFQDLLTQAEEEYGYDHPMGGLTIPCTEDAFIELISNLNISWN